Below is a window of Clostridia bacterium DNA.
GGCTATCTCCTCGTAGGAGAATCCCTCAACATCGCACAGTATCACGGCCATTCTGAACTCGGCGGGGATGGCCGCCAGCGCCATTTGGATGCACTCATCGATATGCGTGCGGTCGTATATGATCTCTGGATCTGCCGACACATCGGGTATCTCTCTCGCTATCTCGTCCCCCTCGGATGTCGAGATGCGCTGGTCAAGCGATTCCATGTATGGCGTTCGCTTTCGGCGGCGAAGCTCGTCGATATACAGGTTAGTCACTATTCTGTACAGCCACTTGTCGAAGGAGGTTCCGCGCCTGTAACTGTCGAACGACCGGTAAGCGCGGACGAAGGCTTCCTGCGCCAGATCCTGCGCTTCCTGTGGGTTGCCGGTCATGCGGAGCGCGATGTTGTATACGGATCTCTGGTACCTGTTAACCAGAGACTCAAATTCCGCTGCCTGCGATACAGGCTCGGCCACTCCTGCAAGCGCATGTTCGTTTACCAAGTGCACCACCTGTTTCTGTTCCCTCCGGGGTGATTCAGTGAATAGTAACGTCTGCGGTCCGCCGAAGTTCCCAACCTGATTATACGCTCTGACTGCGCCGGGGACGAGTGTTCAACTGTTCCACGATGGGAATTCGATGGGAATGCTCGACCTCCTGCCTGGGCTGGAGCGGGCCGGATGTGATGATGGCCGGCTCTGATATGGTGTTGAGCTCTAGGACGGCATGCACTGGAGGATGAGGCGAATTGAGTGGCGAGGATCGCGAGGCGGGATCCGGCGAACCGACATCTCCCCATCTGTCTGCCAGGGCAGTGCCTGCGCAGGTCGTGGAGGTTGTCGTGGGGCTTCGTCGGCACGGACACGCCGCATTCATCACCGGAGGGGCGGTGCGCGACATGGTCATCGGCGGCCGGGTTCCGGAGGATTGGGACGTGGCCACATCTGCCCTTCCAGATGCGGTGCAGGCGATATTCGATCATACTGTTCCGACCGGGCTTCTGCATGGGACTCTCACCGTCGTACATGACGGCATGTGCATCGAAGTCACCACCTACCGTGCGGACGGCCCGTATCTTGACGGTCGTCACCCGGAGTATGTGGAGTTCCTTGGGGACATTGAGGGCGATCTCGCCAGACGGGATTTCACAGTGAATGCTATGGCCTTCGATCCAATCACAGAAGGTCTCATCGATCCGTTCGGTGGTCAATCAGATATCCAGGCTCGAGTGATTCGGACCGTGGGGCCTCCTGAAGACAGGTTCAGGGAGGATCGGCTCAGGGTGATGCGGGCGGTGCGATTCGCGGCAGGCCTAGGGTTCGATGTGGAGGCTGCCACCCTGGAGAGTGTGGCGGCGTTCGCGCCGCGTATAACCGAAGTCTCAGTTGAACGGATCACCGATGAGATTCTGAAGATGCTCCGGGGCCCTGCTCCTGCCAGAGGTTTTCGGCTGATGAAACAGACGGGGCTTCTTCATTACATTATCCCCGAGCTAGACCTCGCCCCCGCGGATGATCTTGAGATGGCCATCTGCACCTGTCAGCTTGCCCCTGCGGATGTGGAAATCCGCCTGGCTGCGCTTCTTCGCGCGGCGATCCCTCGGCAGTCTGCGGCTCTGGCGAGGCTGCGTCTGCCGAACGCCACTGTACGGAGAGTGGAGAAGCTAGTTCAATATGATGGGCGGCTGGAAACTTGCGAATTCGCCCGCTCCGCGCCAGGGCTCAGGCGCCTTGCAGCTCAGGCTGGCCGTGGGTTCCTTGTGGATCTCGCCTGGCTTGCCGAGGCGCGCCTTTCTGCGGCAAGCCAGGTCGTGCCGGTACAGGATGGCAAGGGCTTTCCGGGCACTCTACGCCCTCCGGTCGCACAAGGCCTTGTAGCTGCAGCCCGCCAGGCGATCTCCTCTGGCGCGCCTATGGGAGTGGAGGATCTCGCCGTTACAGGCGGCGACGTCATGCGCACCCTTGGGATCAAACCTGGCCCAGAGGTTAGGCGGGTGCTGCTCAGCCTTCTGGATGCTGCCCTGGATGACCCGTCGGTCAACAACCGAGATGCTCTTCTCGCGATGATGCCCGCCGCAGCGGCAAGGGTTCGTGATTCATAGGATTACCGTGCCATGCCACTGCTCAAGCTAGAATGAAGCGGCTGATCTACGCCGTGTGGAGGCGATATCGTGCGTGTGGTGGTTGCGCCCGACTCATTCAAAGGAAGCCTTACGGCGGCCGAGGTGTGCCAGGGAGTTGAGGACGGATTCCGGAGGGTCTTCCCTGATGCGGACATCGTGTCGATTCCAATGGCCGATGGTGGAGAGGGGACCGTGCAATCCCTGGTCGATGCCACTGGCGGTAGGATTGTGGAGCGCGAGGCAAGGGGCCCGCTCGGCGCCCCGGTCAAGGCGTTCTACGGAATTCTGGGGGATGGCGCGACGGCAGTCATCGAAATGGCCTCCGCATCCGGGCTTCCGCTTGTGGAAAGCGGCCGGCGAAATCCCCTGATAGCAACCACTTGGGGAACGGGAGAACTCATATCCGCCGCGCTTGACGAAGGCTGCAGGCGGTTCATCGTTGGAATAGGCGGCAGCGCTACGAACGATGGCGGGGCAGGTGCAGCGCAGGCCCTCGGCGCCCACCTCCTCGATTCCGATGGCATGGAGATCGGGCCCGGCGGCGCAGAACTCTCCCGGCTTGCTCGTATCGATCTATCTCGCATGGATCCGCGGGTGATGGAATCGGAGTTCGTTGTGGCGTGCGATGTGGACAACCCTCTCACAGGCCCTAGAGGGGCGTCTGCAGTATATGGGCCGCAGAAGGGCGCCACGCCTGAGATGGTGAGGAAGCTCGACGATGCGCTCCGCAACTACTCCGGGATCATCCTGCGCGATCTGGGCATGGATATAAATGGCATGCCCGGAGCAGGCGCCGCCGGGGGCCTAGGCGGAGGGCTTGTGGCATTTGCCCATGCCACGCTGAGGCGCGGCGTTCACATCGTGCGCGATACTACCCAGCTTCGTGAGAAGATGGTCGGCGCCGATCTGGTGATCACGGGCGAAGGGCGAATCGATTTCCAGACCTTATACGGAAAGACGCCGATGGGTGTGGCTGAGGTCGCCGCGGAGCTCAGGATCCCAGTTGTTGTGATCGCGGGGTCAATCTCCGATGATGCCAGGGGCCTCTACGATCACGGAATCGGCGCCCTGCTTACGATAGTGAAAGGCCCCTGCACTGTGGACCAGGCTATCGAACGGGCAGAGGCGCTGGTTCGAGATGCTGCGGAGACTCTAGCACGGATCTGGGCCCTCCGTGCAGGGAAGATCGAGTGATTTACCTCCATCACCTGGGAGGAATGTAGAATGGCAACACCAGTCCAGGAGCATGTGCTCGCGGGTATCGCAGGCAAGCGCGCCGCGGTGATCGGTATGGGAGTGACCAACACTCCACTCGTGCGCTTCCTCGTTCGCGCAGGTGTGCGGGTCACGGCGTGCGACCGCAAGCCCGAGGCTGAACTCTCGGCCGAGATCGCGGCGCTGTCGGGGCTTGGCGTGGAGTTTGCGCTAGGTACTTCTTACCTCGATGACCTTGACGGCTTCGATATCCTGTACCTATCTCCAGGGGTCAATCCGAATCAGCCTGAGATCGAGGCGGCCCATGCCCAGGGTGCGGCGTTTGGCTCAGAGATCGATCTCGTGTTGCGCCTGTCCTCTGCACCTGTTATCGGGATAACCGGGAGCTCCGGCAAGACTACGACTACGACTCTCACTGGACTGATCCTCCGGGAAGACGCAAGAAGGTTCCACCCGGAGAGGACAGTGCATGTTGGGGGCAATATCGGAACGCCCCTGATCGATAGGGTAATGAGCGTTGGCAGGGATGATCTCATAGTGCTTGAGCTGAGCAGTTTCCAGCTCAGGCCTTTGCGGATCAGCCCCCATATCGGAGCTGTGCTGAACATCACCCCGAATCATCTGGATATCCACCCGGACATGGAGGACTACATCTCATCAAAAGAGAACATCGTCAAGTGCCAAACTGAAGACGATTGGGGCGTATTCGGCGCCGACAACGCGCCATCTCTGAGCATGTCGGAGAGGGCGCCAGGCCAGGTAATGCTGTTCTCCGCAGAGCACCCGGTTCCGCGGGGCGCATTCCTCCGGGGCGATTCGCTCATTCTTCGGGGGCCAGAGGGTGATGAGTCAGAAGCAGCCGTGGTTCACCGAAACGAGATACTCCTGCCAGGGCTGCATAATGTCCAGAACATCCTGGCTGCGATGACGGTGTGCGCCGGAGCGGGCGCCGACAGAAGATCAATGGCCGAGGTCATAAGGACCTTCAAGGGAGTGGAGCACAGGCTTGAGAAGGCGGGGATGTCGGGAGGCGTTGAGTACATCAACGATTCCATTGCCACAACTCCAGCCCGCACCATGGCGGCGCTTCGCGCAGTGGAAACTCCAATCGTCCTTATTGCAGGCGGCTACGATAAACGCCTTCCCTTCGATGAGATGGCGGATCTTGCCATAGGGCATGTGCACACCCTGGTCCTTGTGGGCGTGACGGCCGACAAAATAGAGCAGGCCTTCGCCTCTTCTGCTGCTCGCAGAGGAGTCGCCCCCCCGGCCGTGATCCGCAGTAACACGTTTCGCGATGCTGTTCATGCTGCGCGTGAGGCTGCAAGCCCAGGCGACACGGTGCTTCTCTCACCTGCCTGTGCAAGCTACGGCATGTTCAGGAATTTCGAAGAGCGAGGCCGGATGTTCAAGGAGATCGTCCGCCAGTTCCCTGGGTAGTTGTGGGCGGTGTCGACGGGGCTCTGGTCATCAGTGGTCCACATATCTCACCCTCTGCGTGAGTAGGATTCATGTAAGCCCACGCAGGGGGTGTTTTGCATGCAAACGCACAGATACGCGAGGGTCAGGAGGCCCGCTCGAACGGCTGCAGAGAGATGCGCCCACAGATCTGCCAGTGGATGCGCCCACAGATCTGCCAGTAGATGCGCGGGAAGAGCAGTCCATCGTTCCGATGCGCCTCAATCCCGGGGCGCTGCCTTGGCGGGCCTGTTCGCAGTGTGCACCCTGGTTTTCGCCGCGGGGATGATCCTCGCCCGACCGGCAGAGTTCGCGCCTTCAGTGATTGCATCGGGCAGAGCTCAGGATGAGCTTGTGCTCAGCATCGATATCGACATGACTAGCGATCCCGGGGATGAGCTTGTGACCTCCAGGAAGATATCGTCAAGCGAGGGCAGCATAGAGCTGTACGCCGCTTCCGATGGCGGCGGGCGCGGCACGGAGGCCCAGGCCTCGAAAAACGCAGTGAACTCCCCCTCCAGCATGGCGCAGATGGGAAAGGGCGGGTATCGTCGGCTTGCACAGGTGGACGCAGGCCCAGTGGTGGAGATGGCGCCGGTGATTCTGGCGGCGCCCGGCTCAGATGGAGCAGCCAGGCCGGTGTGGGGATCTCTGATTCTGGCCCACGCAGAGTACGACCAGACAATGGGAGCGATGAGCAAGTCCAGAGTGTCCACTGCCTATGCGTGGAATGGCGTTAACCTTGCAGAGGTGTGGTCAGCTGCGACGGCCTCGGAGTCGGTATGGAATACGAGCTGGGGCCAACCGAGTGCGGACGCAATGAGCTCGTGGGCATGGAGGCGCGTTCGCGGGGAGACGCCGCTGGCGCAGCCAGGCGCAGCGATCGGGGCGTCCGGCAGCGGCGGTGATGGAAAGGCCGACTCCAGCGCCAGGCTTGGTCCGGGCAACTGGGTTAGGCTTGCAGGCTCCTGCCGGGTGGAGTTCGTAAAGGGCAGTGTTCCGGTGGTGGTGCTCAGGTCCTTTCAGGAGTACCAGTCGTACAGCGAGAAGACCGATTCCTTTTCCACAATCCGTTCCCGCAATGTGACCGCCGCATATTGCTGGAGCGACAGATGGGGAAGCTTCATCCGTTCTGAAGGATCCATCGGCAGCGCCGGAACGACGGGAATGGATTACCCGGGCGCAGGGGGAGGATTCCGGATCCCCCCTGGCGCCGAGGCGGCCATCCTTGAACTGGAGCGTGAGTGCCCGGAAGGGCTGGCATTCCCAGCCCCATATCTCGCACGCATCAAGCTCAGAGACGGAAGGCGCTGCTTTGTGCGAGAGGACGACATATTGGCATCGGCAGTCCACTCCATGGTATAATGCAGCTATATGACCAGTTCACGCCCAATAAAAGAAGACACAGAGGGGAGTGGTCCCATGCCTGCGACTATCATCGATGGGAAAGCTGTGGCCGCGTTAATCCGGAAGGGCGCTGCTTCGAAGGCCGCTTTGTTCGTCCAGGAGTCTCATCGCGCACCTGGGCTTGCAGTCGTTATCGTGGGGGAGAATCCCGCGTCCCGCATCTACGTGAACAACAAGAAGAAGGCGTGCGCCGAGTGCGGAATATACTCGGAGGAGCATTCGCTATCTGCCGCAACTACCGAAGATGAACTGCTGAACCTGGTGAGAAGGCTGAACTCCGATCCACGCATCGATGGCATACTGGTGCAGCTTCCGCTTCCCGATCACATCTCCGATGACAAGGTCATTGAGGCCATCGATCCGGCCAAGGATGTGGACGGTTTCCACCCCACAAACGTGGGGAGGATGGTCGTGGGCAAGCCTAGTCTGCGCCCATGTACGCCCGCTGGGATCATGGAGCTTATCAAGCGCACTGGAATCGATCTGAAGGGGAAGCGCGCCGTAGTTGTGGGCAGGAGCAACATCGTGGGAAAGCCAGTCTCCCTCATGCTGCTTGCCGAGCATGCTACTGTGACAATATGCCATTCCAGAACCGCCGATCTCCCTGGAGTATGCCGCGAGGGAGATGTGCTTGTAGCCGCAGTGGGCAAGCCTGAGATGATCAAGGCAGACTGGATCAAGCCAGGAGCGGTGGTAATCGATGTGGGAGTGAATAGGCTCGCCGACAAGAGAGTGGTCGGAGATGTCGATTTCGCAGGCGCCTCCAATGTCGCGAGCGCCATCACTCCTGTGCCTGGCGGAGTTGGCCCGATGACCATAGCCATGCTCATGCAGAACTGCGTGGAAGCTGCCTTCGCCGCTAGGAGCTGATGGACGTGTCGGAGCGCGAGTACGAAGTGCTTATCATTGGCTCTGGTCCAGCTGGCCTCTCGGCGGCGCTCAATGCTCGAGTTAGGAACAAGTCGGTGGCAGTCGTGTCCCGCAGGCTCGCAAGCCCATCGTTGGACAAGGCCCCATCCATCGATAACTACCTCGGAGTGGAGAGGATTGGAGGGGCAGATCTCGAGAACAGGTTCATCGAACAGGCGCGTGGGGCAGGGGCATATCTTCTCGAGTGCGATGTGCTTGGCCTGTTCAACCTGGGCGATTCCTTTTCCGCGTTTACCAGTGCAGGGGATTACGGCTGCAAGGCGGTTGTGATCGCTACCGGCGCTGTACAGGCCGCTTCGATTCCAGGCGAATCCCAGTACGTTGGATCTGGAGTGAGTTACTGTGCAACGTGCGACGGCCCTCTGTACCGGGGCAAGCGTGCCGTGGTTCTGGGCTACACAGCTCACGCCGCTGAAGAGGCGAACTTCCTTGCGGAGATCTGCTCCCAAGTGACGTTCGTCGCCGTTCGCGGGGGCAAGGCGGAAGGCGTTCCGGAGCTCAGAGAGGAGATCCGTGTGGTGCGCGGCCCGGCGAAGGCGATCCACGGCGCCGTGTCGGTGACTGGAGTGGAGATAGAGGGAGAGACGATTCCCGCTGATGGAGTTTTCGTGATTCGGGATTCCATGCCCGCTGAAAGGCTCATCGAAGGGATTGAGGTGGCAGATGGGGCGATCCGAGTGAACCGCGACATGGCCACGAACATACCGGGCGCGTTCGCCGCGGGCGACTGCACCGGACGGCCGTATCAGGTAGCCAAAGCCGTCGGAGAAGGGCAGGTAGCCGGGCTCTCGGCGGCCAGATACGTCGATGCGCTACCTAAGTAGATTCCACTCGTCACTTCGATACTTGGCCGCAAGCGATGCTGCGGCGTCAATTTCAGCCGGGGACAATTCCCCCGGCTGAGCCTCTTTCATCAGCTCAGTGAGGAGCCCTTCAGTAATCGCAGCCACAAGCTTTGAGAATCGCTCTGCGAGACCTCTTCCGTTTTCTCCAAGATACTCCCCGAGGGTTGCCACGCGGTTCGGAAGGTCGTTCGCCTCTTCCGCCGTGAGCGCAAGCGCCTCCGCCAGAGCGCGGAAGTCCATGGAGAACGGAATGGCGCCCTGCTGGAGAAGAGCGCCTTCAGATAGGCCTCCGCGGCGCGTCTGCGCCGAACCTACGATCTTGCGCCCGCCTGCCATGATCTCATAGGATGACGCGGAGTCGAAGCATGCAGCGGATGCCCCTGGTCGTGCCCCTCCCCTAGGCGCGATCTCCGCCGGTATTCCCATGGCTGCAAGGCCCGCGCGGAGGCCGCGGCTGATCGAGAGGTACGAGTCGAGCACGCTCGTTCCTCCCACGGATGTGAGAGGCGCCGCTATGGCGTAGGTGAGCTCATCCGCATGGAGAACTGCCCTGCCGCCAGTGGGCCTGCGCACGAAGCCGAACCCCATGCCTGGCAGGCGGCGAAGGTCAGCACTTCGCTGTGCCCTCTGGAAGCACCCTATGGATATACATGGTGGATTCCAGGTGTAGAACCTGAGGGTAGGAGGGGCGCAGCCTGCGAGCACTGCCTCCAGTATTGCCTCGTCGATGGCCATATTAGCGGCGCCGTCCGCAGGCGGGCTCGTTATGATCCGCCACATGCAGCCTGCAGTGCGCTGTGACCTGCTCCTGCTCTCGGCCTCACGCTCGCTATCACACTCGCTATCACGCTTGCTCTCACGCTCAGTCACTCGTCGCTGCCTCCAGTGATACTCCTGATACTCGAATTGGCCCCGATGCCAACGTCTGTGCGCACGTCGGCGGCAGCGTCTGAAGCGGCCTCCTCTGCCTCCCTTCCAGAAAGGGGAAGTGGATAGTTGTATGGAACCGTCCCGGGGCGTTCGTTGTAATACGGCCTATTGCAGTCGGGGCAGCCGGACGTCATGAAAGCCTCGCCGGACAGCGCGGCGCCCATCACTATGTCGGCTGGAAGCCGTATCCCCACGAGCCGACCGGAATCGAACTGGAAATCCTCCAGGCTCGCTATGCCAAGCTTCATCAGATGCAGGCATAGCTGAATCCGGCGGTACGACCGCAGATCGGGCGGAGGCGCGTACGCCAGCCTCGTTCCGGGAAGAGGAGTGAATGCGAACAGCCCGACCCCAACACCCTGGGAGAACATGGCCGATGCGACCGACGCCACGTCCTGTTCAGTTTCGCCAAGGCCGGCGATGAGATGAGTGCCTATGTGGCCTGGGTAGGTCGATGCACACTTCGATATGAGGCTCATTGCATAGGCCATGTCATGCCCCTTGACCCGCTCGTAGAGGCGCCTGTTTGCGGCGTCGATCGGAAGCGCCACCCGGTCGGCGCCTGCTTCGACCAGCGCTGCGACATGTTCCAGCTTCGACATGGCAGAGAACGACACACTCACCGGAACCTGTCCGCCGGAGGCTTCACGGAGGAAATGCACGGCCTTTACTGCGTCCTCAAACGCGGTGGCGGTCCCGATCACCTGTGCACATGCGCGCTTCATACTGCCGTCGGACGCCGCTTTTCCGAGGGCGGCGGCGAACTCGTCAGCCCGAAACTCGGGCCATGTGACCCTGGATAGCCTGCCGTTTCCATCGATGCTGCTTCGCGCCTGCGAGCAGAAGGCGCAATCCCTGGCGCAGTGCTCGCCGATCATCACATATGCGGTGGTGGGCGCAGCGAAGGACTTGATTTTCAACAAGCCCAGGGCCGACGCTGCCCCGGATGATACACGCAAGGTAGAGAAATCCATTGCCCGTGTTGCTCCTCTTATGGTTATCGCTGCATTCCAGCGAAGACGCAGCATTCATCGATCTCTTCGATGCGAAGCCCAAGCAGACGCGCCTCCGCCGCCCCAGCTGGCGCCGGCCGCACTATCAGATCGACCCCGGCTCTCACTGCCGCGGAATCCAGCCGTGATCGATACTCCCCGCCCGGGCGCATACACCCAAGGTGAATCGGGACATCGGGGAAGGCGCGACGCGCCCTGGCGATCACGTCTATCACGTATTCCACTCTCGGGGGGCGTCTCCCTTCAAATCGGGTGCCTGGAGTCGGCAGAAACACGATGAACACTATCGCCGGCGGGGCAGGCGCCGCATATTGGGAAAGATAGCACAGTTGTTCAATGGCTGCGCACTCCGAGCTAATGCCGTGTTCTGACCCTGTTCCTGCTCCTGCCCCTGCTCCTGCCCCTGCCCCTGCCCCTGCGTCTTCTGCCCATCCCCGCGCCGCTGCCTCGTCCGATTCCTGAAGGAGCCCGATGCAGATGTGAGGGACTGTTGGGACCCGGTTCGCCAACGCGACATAGGAATGGATGTAGTCGTCGATTGGCCGGTCAAGGCCGTAGACCTGTTTCGGTATCCGAGGGTCGGCAACGAAGTCGAACGATGCCACATCCGCCGCGGCCGCAATGGCCTGTGCCTCTGTATCAGTGACCAGCCCTGCATGGCAGTTCAGCCTGGTTTCAGGGGACAATTCCCTGAAACGCGAAAGCCAGTCGCCCAATGGCACTGCCCCGCTCGAGTCACACCCACCGCTCACGAGGATGCTCTTGGGAGCCGCGTGCCCAGACTCAATCGAGCTGTAAACTTCCCAGGCTGGGCTCATGCCTGCAAGATAGTGCCCGCCGCAATGGGCGCATGACAGGGCGCATGCAGTCCCGGTTACGGATACTGCAGCTGTGGATGATGGACGTGCGAACACGATAGCGCCTTGTGTGCGTGGCATGTGGCAAACTCAACCACCTTATGCTGCGATTTCCGAAAGAAGACGAGCGGTGCGCCTGGCGACCGCTCGTCTGTCGGGATTCTACCACTGTCGCCTGCGAGGCTGCGTGCGTCTGCCGTTTATTCGGTTCTCCCGGCGTATCGAAGGATGGGCTTACGCGCAGCTAAGGTTTCATCGAGCCTTCCCACAGGCGTGGAGTGCGGCGCCTCGTGCAGAGCTTCAGGATGCTCCTCCGCCTCCTTAGCGATCCTGATCATGGCGGCGATGAACGAATCCAGAGTCTCCTTGCTCTCAGTTTCAGTGGGTTCGATCATGAACGCCTCATCCACGATGAGGGGGAAGTACACCGTCGGGGCGTGGAATCCGAAATCAAGCAGGCGCTTTGCCATGTCGAGCGTCCTTACGCCGGTGGACTTCTTCTGCCTGGATCCTGAGAGCACACACTCATGCTTGCACGCGCGGTCATATGGCAAGTCGAAGTAGGGCTGGAGCTTGCGCATCACATAGTTCGCCGTGAGGACTGCGTGCTCGCTAGCTGTCCTAAGGCCATCGGGACCCAGCGCTCTGATGTAAGCCCATGCGCGGACCAACACACCGAAATTGCCATTGAACGAATGCACCCTGCCTATGGACTGAGGCCGGTCGTAATCCCATGCGTACTTGCCTGTCGCCTCGTCGAGCTTCACCAGGGGCATAGGAAGGAACGGCTCGAGGGGGCTCTTGACGCCGACCGGACCGGCGCCCGGACCGCCGCCTCCGTGAGGCGTGGAGAAGGTCTTGTGCAGGTTGAGATGGACCACATCGAAGCCCATGTCTCCAGGGCGCGACTTGCCCATGATTGCGTTGGCGTTGGCGCCGTCGTAGTACAGCAGCGCGCCTGCCGAGTGCACGATCTCGGTGATCTGCTTGAGGTGCTCATCGAAGAGCCCAAGGGTATTGGGGTTGGTGAGCATGAGGGCCGCGACATCAGGACCTGCCTTCGCCCGCAGGTCTTCGATGTCGACGTTTCCACGTGGGTCCGACTTAACCTGGACGATCTCCATGCCAGCGCCTGCCGCGCTCGCAGGGTTGGTGCCGTGGGCTGAATCGGGGACGAGCACCTTATCCCTGCGGTCGTGGCGCGATTCGTGGTAAGCTCGGATGACAAAGAGCCCAGTGCTCTCACCGTGGGCGCCAGCCGCAGGCTGCAAGGTGAATCGATCCATGCCCGCGATCTCGCACAGGTATCGCTCGAGGGTGTACATCAGCTCAAGGGCGCCCTGGGATGCAGATTCGTCTTCATCAGCGTGGAGGAGAGCAAAGCCCGGGATACGTGCGGCATCCTCGTTGATCTTTGGGTTGTACTTCATCGTGCACGATCCCAGCGGGTAGAATCCTGTGTCGACAGCGTGGTTCAGCTGCGACAGGTTGACGAAATGCCTGACCACATCCATCTCGCTCACCTCTGGAAGAGCGGGCGGATCGGTTCTCAAGGCCCTTGCTGGGAAGAGCGATGCAAGTTCAGCGGTTGGCACGTCCGGGTCGGGAAGGCCGAAAGCGGTCCGCCCAGGCGAGCTGAGCTCGAAGATAAGCGGTTGCGGGCCTTTCATGCCAGCACCTCCAGTTCCCGGATTAGCGTGTCGAGTTCCTCGCGGGTGCGGGTCTCTGTGACTGCCCAAAGGGTGCAGCCGACGAGCTCTGGGTAGTCCTTCTCGATCAGCTTGCCTCCGATGATGCCCCGGTTGAGCAGCTCGCGATTCCGCTGGGCAGCGCTGCGCTGACCCCGGACTACGAATTCGTTCCAGAACGGCCCACTGAAGGCCGCCTCATACTTTGGCATCTCCGCGATTCTATCGTGCAGGTAATGGGCTTTCCATGTGGAGAGCTCAGCGAGCTTGCGAAGCCCAACTGGCCCAACCAGGCTGAGGTATACAGTGGCAGCCAGTGCGCAAAGGCCTTCATTGGAGCAGATGTTGCTGGTAGCGTGCTCTCTTCGTATATGCTGCTCACGGGCTTGAAGGGTGAGGACAAATCCTCGGCGCCCCATGGAGTCGCGGGTTTCGCCCACGAGCCTGCCTGGCATCTTGCGCATGAGCTTGCTGGTTGCCGCGAAGAATCCAAGCAAAGGCCCGCCGAAGCTCACGGCGTTTCCGAGAGATTGACCTTCGCCCACAGCAATGTCGGCGCCGTAATTGGCTGGGGACGCAAGAATCCCAAGGGAGATCGGGTTTACAACAGCCACGAGGAGCCCTCCCGCCGCGTGAACTGCCGATGAAAGCTCATCCATCTCCTCAACTACTCCGAAGTAGTTGGGGCACTGTGCTATCAGGCACGCCGTGTCGCTGCCGGCGACGTGCGCAACGGTTTCGGCTAGGGTGGTTCCGCCTGAGGCACAGTAGTCGACATCAATCACCTCGATGCCCTTTGGGTGAGCGTAGGTTCGGAGAACCTGCCGATATCTCGGGTTCACAGTGCGGGCCACCAGGACTTTGTTCCTCCCTGTGGCCGCGCACGACATAACGGCGGCCTCCGCAACCGCGGTGCCGGCATCGTACATGGAGGCGTTTGCCACATCCAGCCCAGTCAGCTCGCATATCATTGTTTGGTACTCGAATATGGCCTGAAGGGTGCCCTGGCTCACCTCTGCCTGGTAGGGGGTGTACGCGGTGTAGAACTCCCCCCGCTGCAGGATATGGTCGATGACGCTGGGGACGTAGTGACTGTACAGCCCTCCGCCT
It encodes the following:
- a CDS encoding lipoate--protein ligase family protein, translated to MTERESKRDSECDSEREAESRSRSQRTAGCMWRIITSPPADGAANMAIDEAILEAVLAGCAPPTLRFYTWNPPCISIGCFQRAQRSADLRRLPGMGFGFVRRPTGGRAVLHADELTYAIAAPLTSVGGTSVLDSYLSISRGLRAGLAAMGIPAEIAPRGGARPGASAACFDSASSYEIMAGGRKIVGSAQTRRGGLSEGALLQQGAIPFSMDFRALAEALALTAEEANDLPNRVATLGEYLGENGRGLAERFSKLVAAITEGLLTELMKEAQPGELSPAEIDAAASLAAKYRSDEWNLLR
- a CDS encoding radical SAM protein; translation: MDFSTLRVSSGAASALGLLKIKSFAAPTTAYVMIGEHCARDCAFCSQARSSIDGNGRLSRVTWPEFRADEFAAALGKAASDGSMKRACAQVIGTATAFEDAVKAVHFLREASGGQVPVSVSFSAMSKLEHVAALVEAGADRVALPIDAANRRLYERVKGHDMAYAMSLISKCASTYPGHIGTHLIAGLGETEQDVASVASAMFSQGVGVGLFAFTPLPGTRLAYAPPPDLRSYRRIQLCLHLMKLGIASLEDFQFDSGRLVGIRLPADIVMGAALSGEAFMTSGCPDCNRPYYNERPGTVPYNYPLPLSGREAEEAASDAAADVRTDVGIGANSSIRSITGGSDE
- a CDS encoding radical SAM protein, translated to MPRTQGAIVFARPSSTAAVSVTGTACALSCAHCGGHYLAGMSPAWEVYSSIESGHAAPKSILVSGGCDSSGAVPLGDWLSRFRELSPETRLNCHAGLVTDTEAQAIAAAADVASFDFVADPRIPKQVYGLDRPIDDYIHSYVALANRVPTVPHICIGLLQESDEAAARGWAEDAGAGAGAGAGAGAGTGSEHGISSECAAIEQLCYLSQYAAPAPPAIVFIVFLPTPGTRFEGRRPPRVEYVIDVIARARRAFPDVPIHLGCMRPGGEYRSRLDSAAVRAGVDLIVRPAPAGAAEARLLGLRIEEIDECCVFAGMQR
- the gcvPB gene encoding aminomethyl-transferring glycine dehydrogenase subunit GcvPB, which produces MKGPQPLIFELSSPGRTAFGLPDPDVPTAELASLFPARALRTDPPALPEVSEMDVVRHFVNLSQLNHAVDTGFYPLGSCTMKYNPKINEDAARIPGFALLHADEDESASQGALELMYTLERYLCEIAGMDRFTLQPAAGAHGESTGLFVIRAYHESRHDRRDKVLVPDSAHGTNPASAAGAGMEIVQVKSDPRGNVDIEDLRAKAGPDVAALMLTNPNTLGLFDEHLKQITEIVHSAGALLYYDGANANAIMGKSRPGDMGFDVVHLNLHKTFSTPHGGGGPGAGPVGVKSPLEPFLPMPLVKLDEATGKYAWDYDRPQSIGRVHSFNGNFGVLVRAWAYIRALGPDGLRTASEHAVLTANYVMRKLQPYFDLPYDRACKHECVLSGSRQKKSTGVRTLDMAKRLLDFGFHAPTVYFPLIVDEAFMIEPTETESKETLDSFIAAMIRIAKEAEEHPEALHEAPHSTPVGRLDETLAARKPILRYAGRTE
- the gcvPA gene encoding aminomethyl-transferring glycine dehydrogenase subunit GcvPA gives rise to the protein MGSPHRYIPNTERDVSEMLSAIGVGSVEELFSDIPPEFKLDRPLSLPKALSEQELAAELAKLASANASSSTHASYLGGGLYSHYVPSVIDHILQRGEFYTAYTPYQAEVSQGTLQAIFEYQTMICELTGLDVANASMYDAGTAVAEAAVMSCAATGRNKVLVARTVNPRYRQVLRTYAHPKGIEVIDVDYCASGGTTLAETVAHVAGSDTACLIAQCPNYFGVVEEMDELSSAVHAAGGLLVAVVNPISLGILASPANYGADIAVGEGQSLGNAVSFGGPLLGFFAATSKLMRKMPGRLVGETRDSMGRRGFVLTLQAREQHIRREHATSNICSNEGLCALAATVYLSLVGPVGLRKLAELSTWKAHYLHDRIAEMPKYEAAFSGPFWNEFVVRGQRSAAQRNRELLNRGIIGGKLIEKDYPELVGCTLWAVTETRTREELDTLIRELEVLA